The Christiangramia flava JLT2011 genome has a segment encoding these proteins:
- a CDS encoding thiol-disulfide oxidoreductase DCC family protein encodes MKQLAENKKIVLFDGVCNLCNSAIQLIIKHDKNDLFRFASLQSETGRKLLMERGLDPEKLESVILIDPGVAYYRKSTAALEIAKHLSGGYSFLYLFIHLPEFLRDPVYNLIGHYRYRWFGKKDQCMIPTPELQSKFLD; translated from the coding sequence ATGAAACAGTTAGCAGAAAATAAAAAAATTGTCCTGTTTGACGGTGTTTGCAACCTGTGTAATTCGGCTATTCAGTTGATCATTAAGCATGATAAAAATGATCTTTTTCGGTTTGCTTCTCTGCAGAGTGAAACCGGCCGAAAACTTCTGATGGAACGTGGTCTTGATCCTGAAAAGCTGGAGTCCGTAATCCTGATCGATCCGGGGGTGGCTTATTATCGAAAATCCACGGCAGCACTGGAAATTGCCAAGCATCTATCCGGAGGTTATTCCTTTTTATACCTGTTTATACACTTACCGGAATTTCTGAGAGACCCGGTTTATAACCTTATTGGACATTACAGGTACAGATGGTTTGGAAAAAAAGATCAGTGCATGATCCCTACTCCAGAATTACAATCCAAATTCCTGGACTAA
- a CDS encoding DUF1835 domain-containing protein: protein MKNSLHIVNGDSLAEQMLQLQLPGKTIIWRELLCEGPTEKEINASFFKIRKQFLQDTYGISAENYEDRFISEVEKLKDFEDYDNVVLWFEFDLFCHINMLAAISFLTENKAKKPVSLVCSKKLKGEKELQPLSHLNLKELQNHYDQRIELGDDDLEIANLIWELYCGNDPMKLKPKIKTNSNFEYLSSSIRAHIERFPNSVTGINTLERNVLRLIDSHEIKNENHLLGYALQYQGYYGYSDSQMQRLLDKLKIFYEQTEDQIRLTRDGYQALEGKKNFYRDLQNNEFYGGARIFDFLYDSESHRLLKL from the coding sequence ATGAAAAACTCCCTTCACATAGTTAATGGCGACAGCCTGGCAGAACAGATGTTGCAGCTTCAGCTTCCCGGTAAGACGATTATCTGGCGGGAATTGTTGTGTGAAGGTCCTACGGAAAAAGAGATCAACGCCAGTTTTTTTAAAATCCGGAAACAATTTCTGCAGGACACCTACGGCATCAGCGCAGAGAATTATGAAGATCGTTTTATTTCTGAAGTCGAAAAACTGAAGGATTTCGAGGATTATGATAACGTGGTGCTGTGGTTTGAATTTGATCTTTTTTGCCATATCAATATGCTGGCGGCCATCAGCTTTCTTACAGAGAACAAAGCAAAAAAGCCGGTGTCGCTCGTATGCAGTAAGAAATTGAAAGGCGAGAAAGAATTACAGCCACTTTCCCATTTGAACCTTAAGGAACTTCAAAATCACTACGATCAGCGTATCGAACTGGGCGATGACGATCTCGAGATTGCAAACCTTATCTGGGAACTTTATTGCGGCAATGACCCCATGAAGTTAAAGCCAAAGATCAAGACAAATTCCAATTTTGAATATTTATCCAGCAGTATCAGGGCTCACATTGAACGTTTTCCCAATAGTGTGACCGGGATCAACACCCTGGAACGCAATGTGCTTCGGTTGATTGATTCTCATGAGATCAAAAATGAAAATCACCTTTTAGGCTATGCGCTTCAGTACCAGGGATATTATGGATACAGCGATTCGCAAATGCAACGGCTTCTGGATAAATTAAAAATTTTCTATGAGCAAACAGAAGATCAAATTCGTCTAACCAGGGATGGTTACCAGGCGTTGGAAGGTAAAAAGAACTTTTACCGTGACCTTCAGAATAACGAGTTCTACGGTGGCGCACGGATTTTTGATTTTCTATACGATTCTGAATCTCACAGATTACTAAAACTTTAA
- a CDS encoding nucleoside phosphorylase — protein sequence MSIQASELILNADGSIYHLNLLPEDLAQTVITVGDPERVPKITRHFSKIEVQKHKREFNIHTGIYKGKRITVMSTGMGTDNIDIAFTELDALVNIDFQKRKVKENLTSLDIIRIGTTGSIQEDIPVDAFLVSELVMGFDGLLHFYQSEQFLKEAISEEFVKQTGWSSKKAFPYVVEGSPELFEKMHSEETVAGFTATNIGFYGPQGRVLRLPIPDEKMNEKIAKFNYEGRRITNLEMETSGIYGMSKLLGHKAISMNAVLANRATGEFTKDPSALADGLIEYTLDRIVS from the coding sequence ATGAGTATACAAGCTTCTGAATTGATCCTCAATGCTGACGGGTCTATATATCATTTGAATTTACTGCCGGAGGATCTGGCACAAACGGTTATAACGGTGGGTGACCCGGAGAGAGTTCCGAAAATCACCCGGCATTTTAGCAAAATTGAAGTTCAAAAGCATAAACGCGAATTCAACATCCATACGGGAATTTACAAAGGCAAACGTATCACCGTGATGTCTACCGGTATGGGAACTGACAATATCGACATTGCCTTTACGGAACTGGATGCCCTGGTCAACATCGATTTTCAGAAAAGAAAAGTAAAAGAGAATTTAACTAGTCTTGACATTATCAGGATAGGGACCACCGGTTCCATCCAGGAGGATATCCCGGTAGACGCTTTTCTGGTAAGCGAACTGGTAATGGGTTTTGACGGACTTCTTCATTTTTATCAAAGTGAACAGTTCCTGAAGGAGGCGATTTCCGAAGAATTCGTCAAACAAACAGGATGGTCTTCCAAAAAAGCTTTTCCGTATGTAGTGGAAGGCAGTCCGGAACTTTTTGAAAAAATGCATTCGGAAGAAACCGTTGCCGGGTTTACCGCGACAAACATTGGCTTTTACGGACCACAGGGACGCGTATTGCGATTGCCGATTCCAGATGAAAAAATGAATGAGAAGATCGCTAAATTCAATTATGAAGGTAGACGCATCACCAACCTGGAAATGGAAACTTCCGGTATCTACGGAATGTCTAAATTGTTGGGGCACAAGGCCATTTCGATGAACGCCGTTCTGGCCAACCGCGCCACAGGTGAATTCACAAAAGATCCTTCTGCACTTGCCGATGGCCTTATTGAATATACCCTGGATCGAATCGTTTCCTAA
- the ppk1 gene encoding polyphosphate kinase 1: MQQPNEERFRHRDLNWLSFNERVLQEAEDHLNPLFERMKFLAIFSSNLDEYFRVRVSQLRQMKRVKKSIRKKLALRPSKITKQIIEEVKKQQDRFGKVYHDEIVPELAENGIHILDSEHYNTQQKEFVASFFQNKVQEKLRPIRLDLQKENELFLENSILYFLVTFQNEDHLAVVNIPVNDCGRFVMIKDTEEIHHITYLDEIIRHEMHHLFSEDEITGIFEIKLSRDAELYIDDIYSGVLAEKIYESLKQRTDGQPTRLLYDASMPKEVQKKIRKLLGLGKIDMMPGGKYHNFKDFMSFPDPTNNPKLHFEELPPLPHKNFEKSTNYFKTIAEKDQSIHFPFMSFAYLEKFLDQAANDEQVTHIKISLYRVADESQLTSSLMQALENGKEVTVFVEAKARFDEENNITWGRKFEEKGAHVIYSYPKVKVHSKIMLVCREEGEETQRYSYIGTGNFNAETSKIYCDHAIFTANKDITKEMDRLFKVLEGELIIPREKNLLISPFSTRQEFSRMIYNEIENAREGKKARIVAKMNSLEDEEMIDLLYKASQAGVEIRMLIRGFTSLIPGVKGLSENIYITSIVDRFLEHGRIYIFENGGEELMFYGSADWMNRNLNRRIEVISPILDEEIRQEFKDILTIQLNDNVKARIQDSEEKNEYVQRASGEPEIRSQYQIYEYLKERHTS, encoded by the coding sequence ATGCAGCAACCAAATGAAGAGCGTTTCAGGCACAGGGATCTCAACTGGCTAAGTTTTAACGAACGTGTACTTCAGGAAGCCGAAGATCATCTCAATCCGTTATTTGAGCGGATGAAATTCCTGGCTATTTTTTCTTCCAATCTTGATGAGTATTTCAGGGTTCGAGTGTCGCAACTTCGGCAAATGAAGCGTGTAAAAAAAAGTATTCGTAAGAAACTGGCTCTTCGCCCTTCAAAGATCACGAAACAGATCATCGAAGAAGTTAAAAAACAACAGGACCGCTTCGGAAAGGTTTACCATGACGAAATTGTTCCGGAACTGGCTGAAAATGGTATTCACATTCTCGATTCTGAACATTACAATACGCAGCAGAAAGAATTTGTAGCCTCATTTTTTCAGAATAAGGTGCAGGAAAAGTTACGCCCTATCCGCCTGGATTTACAGAAGGAAAATGAACTTTTCCTGGAAAACTCGATCCTGTATTTTTTGGTGACCTTTCAAAATGAAGATCATCTTGCGGTAGTAAATATCCCGGTAAATGACTGCGGAAGGTTTGTAATGATCAAAGACACCGAAGAAATTCATCATATCACCTACCTGGACGAAATCATCAGGCATGAGATGCATCATTTATTTTCTGAGGATGAGATCACCGGGATTTTTGAAATTAAGCTCTCCCGCGACGCCGAACTCTATATAGATGATATCTACAGCGGCGTGCTGGCTGAAAAGATCTACGAATCACTAAAGCAACGTACAGACGGGCAACCAACCAGGCTGTTATACGATGCGAGTATGCCGAAGGAAGTTCAGAAGAAGATCAGGAAATTACTGGGATTGGGTAAAATAGATATGATGCCCGGGGGGAAATACCACAATTTTAAAGATTTCATGTCTTTTCCAGATCCCACCAATAATCCCAAACTACATTTCGAGGAATTACCTCCCCTGCCACATAAAAATTTCGAGAAAAGCACCAATTATTTTAAAACCATAGCTGAAAAAGATCAATCGATACATTTTCCGTTTATGTCTTTTGCATATCTGGAAAAGTTTCTGGACCAGGCGGCGAATGACGAACAGGTCACGCATATCAAAATATCACTTTATCGGGTTGCTGATGAATCCCAGCTTACATCCTCGCTGATGCAGGCTCTCGAAAATGGAAAAGAAGTGACCGTTTTTGTGGAGGCCAAAGCCAGGTTCGATGAAGAAAATAATATTACCTGGGGAAGAAAATTCGAGGAAAAAGGCGCTCATGTGATCTACAGCTACCCGAAAGTCAAGGTACATTCCAAGATCATGCTGGTTTGCCGCGAAGAAGGTGAGGAAACTCAAAGGTATTCTTATATCGGCACCGGGAATTTCAACGCGGAAACCTCTAAGATCTATTGTGATCATGCCATATTTACGGCCAACAAGGATATCACTAAAGAAATGGACCGGCTTTTTAAAGTGCTGGAAGGAGAGTTGATCATTCCGCGGGAGAAGAATTTACTGATTTCCCCCTTCAGCACCAGACAGGAATTTTCCAGGATGATCTACAACGAGATCGAGAACGCCCGGGAAGGTAAGAAAGCACGGATTGTGGCAAAAATGAACAGTCTCGAGGATGAAGAAATGATCGATCTTTTATATAAAGCCAGCCAGGCCGGTGTCGAGATCAGGATGCTCATTCGAGGATTTACCAGTCTCATCCCCGGTGTCAAAGGCTTGAGCGAAAATATCTATATCACGAGTATCGTAGATCGTTTTCTGGAACACGGGCGCATCTATATTTTTGAAAATGGTGGCGAAGAACTCATGTTCTACGGAAGCGCGGACTGGATGAATCGCAACCTGAACAGAAGAATTGAAGTGATTTCCCCAATTCTGGATGAAGAGATCAGGCAGGAATTCAAGGATATTCTTACAATTCAGCTGAACGATAATGTAAAAGCACGAATTCAGGATTCCGAAGAAAAAAATGAATACGTTCAAAGAGCTTCGGGAGAACCTGAGATTCGCTCACAATACCAGATATACGAATATCTCAAAGAAAGACATACATCATGA
- a CDS encoding uracil-DNA glycosylase — protein MNVRIHPSWKKELEIEFEKDYFKNLTYFVKNEYSEHKIFPPGKEIFAAFDHSAFEDTRVVILGQDPYHGPGQANGLCFSVHDGIAFPPSLINIFKEIENDLGKDLPKTGNLERWADQGVLLLNATLTVRAHQAGSHQNKGWEIFTDRVIEIISQEKENVVFMLWGGYAKKKAKLIDASKHLILTSGHPSPLSANRGYWFGNSHFSQANKYLENHGKKPINW, from the coding sequence ATGAACGTAAGAATACACCCAAGCTGGAAAAAGGAACTGGAAATAGAATTTGAAAAGGATTACTTCAAGAATTTAACCTATTTCGTCAAAAATGAATATAGCGAGCATAAAATTTTTCCACCGGGTAAGGAGATTTTCGCTGCGTTTGACCATTCTGCATTTGAGGATACCCGCGTGGTGATCCTGGGCCAGGATCCTTACCATGGGCCAGGGCAGGCGAATGGCTTGTGCTTTTCGGTTCATGACGGAATTGCTTTCCCTCCTTCCCTGATAAACATTTTTAAAGAAATCGAAAATGACCTTGGAAAAGATCTTCCGAAAACCGGAAATCTGGAGCGGTGGGCAGACCAGGGTGTATTATTGTTAAATGCCACGCTTACCGTTCGTGCGCACCAGGCAGGTTCTCACCAGAATAAAGGTTGGGAAATATTTACTGACCGGGTTATTGAGATCATTTCCCAGGAGAAGGAAAATGTAGTTTTTATGCTTTGGGGCGGATATGCAAAGAAAAAAGCCAAATTGATCGATGCTTCCAAACACCTGATACTCACCAGCGGTCATCCTTCCCCCTTAAGTGCGAACCGGGGATACTGGTTTGGAAATTCTCATTTTAGCCAAGCAAATAAGTACTTGGAAAATCATGGCAAAAAGCCCATTAATTGGTAA
- a CDS encoding endonuclease MutS2, whose protein sequence is MIKISSRSLDDLEFPVIRQHISELCVTGLGKEKALEITPYPTYQKTIFGLNQTNEYVGSKHQEKPIPNHGFDSVAQEIKLLNIEGAVIEIGGFRKIASIAETVNTHLKYFQKYAEIYPSLSETVSTVEFNQDIPEKINSVIDRFGEMKDDASTLLQNLRRSINSVKGQINSSFASALSTYNSYGYLDDIRESVVENVRVLAVKAMYRRKVKGGIMGNSKTGSIVYIQPETTYQYTRELNNLEYEEKEEIKRILKELTEFMRPYREHLIEYQELLSDIDVIAAKSKFAEKINGVLPKVSKDRELHLQEAYHPLLYLNNKRKGEKTFPQSIELSPDNRIIVISGPNAGGKSITLKTVGLLQVMLQSGMLIPVHEYSRVCLFRKILTDIGDNQSIENHLSTYSYRLKNMNYFLRKCDDKTLFLIDEFGTGSDPELGGALAETFLEDFYEKGSYGILTTHYANLKKLANELPDMSNANMMFDSRTLEPVYKLQVGEAGSSFTFEVAQKNGIPYSLINRSKKKVERGKIRFDRSIAKLQKERSELRKTTDSLKQKEQKTAAQQGKLEEINSRIQQKLEDYQELYDSNQRLIYLGQKLDDLSKKYFNDKKKRELIGEMLKIVEIENSKRKKESKKQQQAQKAKEQQIQKAAQKEIAPIREKKQEEKKKEQVLKKQEQNKPKAKLKVGDRVRLQDGKAVGSIDTIEKGKALVNYGMFTTSVSVDQLELVQAAKKK, encoded by the coding sequence ATGATAAAAATTAGTTCGAGAAGTCTGGATGATCTGGAGTTCCCGGTAATCAGGCAACACATCAGTGAACTTTGCGTGACCGGGCTTGGAAAAGAAAAGGCTTTAGAAATCACACCTTATCCAACTTACCAAAAAACCATTTTCGGTCTGAACCAGACCAATGAATATGTGGGTTCCAAACACCAGGAAAAGCCAATTCCCAATCACGGATTTGATTCCGTAGCACAGGAGATCAAATTGCTGAATATCGAGGGAGCAGTCATTGAAATTGGTGGTTTTCGGAAGATCGCTTCTATTGCCGAAACGGTCAACACCCATCTGAAGTATTTCCAGAAATACGCAGAAATTTACCCGAGTCTTTCTGAAACTGTTTCAACTGTTGAATTCAACCAGGATATCCCGGAAAAGATCAACTCGGTAATAGACCGTTTTGGGGAAATGAAAGATGATGCCTCTACCCTCTTACAAAACCTGAGGCGCTCGATTAATTCTGTAAAAGGGCAGATCAATTCCAGTTTTGCTTCTGCTCTGTCTACTTACAATTCTTACGGTTATTTAGACGATATCCGGGAAAGTGTAGTCGAAAATGTTCGGGTTCTGGCGGTTAAAGCCATGTATCGCCGCAAGGTGAAAGGTGGCATCATGGGAAACTCCAAGACCGGGAGCATCGTCTATATTCAACCTGAAACAACCTATCAATACACCCGGGAGTTGAATAACCTGGAGTATGAGGAAAAAGAGGAAATTAAACGAATTCTGAAGGAACTTACAGAGTTCATGAGACCCTACCGTGAACACCTTATAGAATACCAGGAATTACTGAGTGATATTGATGTGATCGCGGCAAAGTCTAAATTTGCAGAGAAAATAAACGGGGTGCTTCCAAAGGTCTCGAAAGATCGGGAATTGCATTTGCAGGAAGCATACCATCCGCTTCTTTATCTGAATAACAAACGCAAAGGTGAAAAAACTTTTCCGCAGTCTATAGAACTGAGTCCTGATAACCGAATTATTGTTATTTCAGGACCTAATGCCGGTGGAAAAAGTATCACTTTGAAAACCGTGGGATTATTGCAAGTGATGCTGCAAAGCGGCATGCTTATTCCGGTTCACGAATACAGCCGCGTGTGCCTTTTCAGAAAAATACTCACCGATATTGGCGACAACCAGTCGATAGAAAATCATTTGAGCACCTACAGTTACCGACTCAAAAACATGAATTATTTCCTTCGGAAATGTGATGACAAAACCCTTTTCCTAATCGATGAATTTGGAACCGGAAGTGATCCTGAGCTCGGCGGTGCACTGGCTGAAACTTTTTTAGAGGACTTTTATGAAAAAGGCTCCTACGGAATCCTCACAACGCATTACGCGAATCTCAAGAAGCTGGCCAATGAATTGCCAGATATGAGCAACGCGAATATGATGTTTGACAGTCGCACGCTGGAGCCTGTTTATAAATTGCAGGTTGGAGAGGCCGGTAGTAGTTTTACTTTTGAAGTCGCTCAAAAAAATGGAATCCCGTATAGCCTTATCAACCGTTCCAAAAAGAAGGTCGAAAGAGGTAAGATACGTTTTGACAGAAGTATTGCCAAACTTCAGAAAGAACGTTCCGAATTACGCAAAACAACCGATTCTCTAAAACAGAAGGAACAGAAGACAGCGGCTCAACAGGGAAAACTGGAAGAGATCAACTCCAGGATCCAGCAGAAACTGGAAGACTATCAGGAATTGTACGATTCCAACCAGCGCCTGATCTACCTGGGTCAAAAACTCGATGATCTCAGTAAGAAATATTTTAACGATAAGAAAAAACGAGAACTTATTGGAGAAATGCTGAAGATCGTGGAGATCGAGAATTCCAAGCGGAAGAAGGAATCTAAAAAGCAGCAACAGGCTCAAAAAGCCAAAGAACAACAAATTCAGAAAGCTGCCCAGAAAGAGATAGCTCCGATTCGCGAGAAAAAACAGGAAGAAAAAAAGAAAGAACAGGTCCTGAAAAAACAGGAACAGAATAAACCCAAAGCGAAGCTCAAGGTGGGCGACCGTGTGCGATTGCAGGATGGGAAAGCTGTGGGATCAATCGATACTATCGAAAAAGGTAAAGCTCTGGTGAATTACGGGATGTTCACAACCTCTGTTTCAGTAGATCAACTGGAACTGGTACAGGCGGCAAAGAAGAAATGA
- a CDS encoding substrate-binding domain-containing protein has translation MTTIRVGGVPEHFNLPWHLCIEEGKFEAAGLDVAWREYPEGTGAMCKSLRNEEIDVAVILTEGIIKDIIAGNPSKIIQNYIGSPLIWGIHVACESKYHDIQDLEGTTAAISRFGSGSHLMAYVNAQHHDWDVDELQFEVINNVDGAIKALKNDEAQYFMWEHFTTKPLVDNKTFRLIADCPTPWPCFVIAATEKAIAEKPDALQKMLKVLNAETANFKLKPKVDVLLAERHQQKLEDIRKWLDLTRWSQQQISDEETENVVNQLFNLGLIDQKVSRDKLLHFF, from the coding sequence ATGACAACAATACGAGTAGGCGGAGTTCCGGAACATTTCAACTTGCCCTGGCATCTATGTATCGAGGAAGGTAAATTTGAAGCTGCCGGCCTGGACGTAGCATGGCGCGAGTATCCCGAAGGAACCGGTGCCATGTGTAAATCGCTTAGAAATGAAGAAATTGATGTGGCGGTAATACTAACTGAAGGCATTATTAAGGATATTATAGCCGGAAATCCTTCCAAAATCATTCAGAATTATATTGGAAGTCCGCTGATTTGGGGTATCCACGTAGCCTGTGAATCGAAATATCACGATATTCAGGATCTTGAAGGCACTACAGCGGCTATCAGCAGGTTTGGCAGCGGAAGTCATCTAATGGCTTATGTCAACGCCCAGCACCACGACTGGGATGTTGATGAACTGCAGTTTGAAGTGATCAATAATGTAGATGGTGCAATTAAAGCATTGAAAAACGATGAAGCGCAGTATTTCATGTGGGAACATTTCACCACCAAACCGCTGGTAGATAACAAAACCTTTCGATTGATTGCCGATTGCCCTACTCCTTGGCCCTGTTTTGTGATTGCCGCTACGGAAAAAGCTATTGCTGAAAAACCAGATGCTCTTCAGAAAATGCTAAAAGTATTGAATGCAGAAACTGCTAATTTTAAGCTGAAGCCAAAAGTTGATGTTTTATTAGCTGAACGTCATCAGCAAAAGCTGGAAGACATTAGGAAATGGCTGGATCTTACAAGATGGAGCCAGCAACAAATTTCAGATGAAGAAACTGAAAATGTTGTAAATCAACTCTTTAATCTCGGGCTGATAGATCAGAAGGTTTCGAGAGATAAATTACTTCACTTTTTTTAG